A genome region from Gossypium hirsutum isolate 1008001.06 chromosome A04, Gossypium_hirsutum_v2.1, whole genome shotgun sequence includes the following:
- the LOC107899203 gene encoding probable disease resistance protein At4g27220 isoform X5 yields MAESVASAAVENMTNQAMECASPYLRYFFCYGQIVQDFTNQRNALKLRKQRVDTRVDEAKRQIEVIYEDVEDWLKRAEKELEQTQNLQDEIDRVKCFKWCPQWGWRYCLSKKLAEKTPIISKLLQTSNFAQVGSGGSLQGIEFITSTHFMDSKSSKSALNQIMEAMKAVNMIGLYGMPGVGKTTLAQEVGKHAGERKLFDKVVMFTMSQNPNINSIQDKVADVFGLKFQTSSREGRAEELFKSMQRVNKILVIVDDLWEEFELKIIGIPFGDDHKGCKILLTTRRQQVCTKMNCQKEIQLGILSEDEAWVLFRDQAGLEGNSSALNNEAKKVAAQCKGLPLAIVVVAKAVKGEGLDLNGWKAVNQRFKDSRHLDNEDFGDVLQPLKLSYDYLKKGNNQMTENDIQICFLLCSLFPEDTEIPIEILIMCGIGVGLFPNANSIEDKRNEMVMALKKLQKSGLLLGTDDAKRIRMHDVVRDFAHWLTSTGENRFMVKDKLKKWPDMVESFECYTAIALWNCSSNIKFPDKVEFSKLKTLFLKGEWKWRRDDFLVVSSTFFEEMKALQVLFLQHVSFSAKRFPSLPNLKTLCCVRCELKIFPSSLTNLEILALFETKIFGISEKLVKLPTLKYLRLSGVQFYEESEIKIHPSLLSRLTSLQELHVHSQNTINLLELNSLSCLTALSLRLSTDQFSQEDFVFPKLQMYTIVVNEHFSYESALRTLKICNFPSSFSAFNNLFYNVEKLKLQNVRGQKNIVPSIGEMGVNELTSLELESCYDMEFLTVITRDQGPSVAFSNLVELYIQSMGSLKGLCYGHSPTRFLQNLKQVIIKKCEQLQVIFQIDELSEKVQCQIPLLSNLTILNLDSLPNLESIWKLNPSHQEIVSLTRLKVVTISGCDKLKTIFTTCQALSMLHLQELTIRYCDKVEQVIGFVQEEEIIENDCPFCCWPKLEILRIKFCQWLKYVYVNTSTLGRQSLKSVSIESCPEFIQFFNMEQNKYGQHILHRGLGSQESFVNLTHLELTSIALLNFKYLFSEFTARTLEHLKFLMIRDCSFLEHLIEEVEKVDEIYVSNMKNHYPLFWPKLESVHIEYCENLKYLCSSTLAQRLPNLNCISILDCPRLIQVFNMETNKDDFELQ; encoded by the exons ATGGCCGAATCTGTTGCCTCTGCTGCTGTCGAAAATATGACAAACCAGGCAATGGAATGCGCATCACCCTATCTCCGTTACTTTTTCTGTTATGGACAGATTGTTCAAGATTTCACGAATCAACGAAACGCACTTAAATTGAGGAAACAGAGGGTGGACACTCGTGTCGATGAGGCTAAAAGGCAAATTGAGGTCATCTATGAGGACGTTGAGGACTGGCTTAAAAGGGCTGAGAAAGAACTGGAACAAACCCAGAACTTGCAAGATGAAATAGATCGCGTCAAGTGTTTCAAATGGTGTCCTCAATGGGGCTGGCGATACTGCTTAAGTAAGAAACTGGCAGAGAAGACTCCTATTATCTCTAAACTTTTACAGACTTCTAACTTTGCACAGGTGGGCTCTGGCGGTTCTCTTCAAGGAATAGAGTTCATCACATCCACGCATTTCATGGACTCTAAATCTTCAAAATCAGCTTTGAACCAGATCATGGAGGCTATGAAAGCTGTCAACATGATCGGACTGTACGGAATGCCAGGAGTTGGTAAGACAACTTTAGCCCAAGAAGTTGGGAAGCATGCTGGAGAACGAAAGCTCTTTGATAAAGTTGTGATGTTTACTATGTCTCAAAATCCAAACATCAACAGTATTCAAGATAAAGTTGCAgatgtttttggtttaaaatttcaaacaAGTAGCCGAGAAGGAAGAGCAGAAGAGCTATTCAAGAGTATGCAACGCGTGAACAAAATCCTCGTAATTGTCGACGATCTCTGGGAAGAATTCGAATTGAAGATTATCGGAATTCCATTCGGTGATGACCACAAGGGTTGTAAAATTCTTCTGACTACACGTCGTCAACAAGTCTGCACTAAAATGAACTGTCAGAAGGAAATTCAACTTGGCATCTTATCCGAAGACGAAGCATGGGTTTTATTTCGGGATCAAGCTGGTTTAGAAGGTAACAGTTCCGCCTTGAATAATGAAGCCAAAAAGGTTGCTGCTCAATGTAAGGGATTGCCTCTTGCAATTGTTGTCGTGGCCAAAGCTGTTAAAGGTGAGGGTTTAGATTTAAATGGGTGGAAAGCCGTAAATCAGAGATTCAAGGACTCAAGGCATTTGGATAATGAAGATTTCGGAGATGTCCTCCAGCCTCTTAAGCTTAGCTACGATTATTTGAAGAAAGGCAATAACCAAATGACTGAAAATGACATCCAAATATGTTTCTTACTGTGTTCCCTTTTTCCTGAAGATACTGAAATACCTATTGAGATATTGATTATGTGCGGAATTGGAGTAGGATTGTTCCCTAATGCTAACTCGATTGAAGATAAAAGGAATGAAATGGTTATGGCACTTAAAAAACTCCAAAAATCTGGCTTGTTATTGGGAACTGATGATGCAAAAAGGATAAGAATGCATGATGTGGTTCGAGATTTTGCTCATTGGCTAACATCAACCGGAGAAAATAGGTTCATGGTAAAAGATAAGTTGAAAAAATGGCCTGATATGGTTGAAAGTTTTGAATGTTATACTGCAATCGCTTTATGGAATTGTAGTAGTAACATAAAATTTCCTGACAAAGTGGAATTTTCAAAGCTCAAGACTTTGTTTCTCAAGGGGGAGTGGAAGTGGAGGCGGGATGATTTCCTAGTGGTTTCCAGTACATTTTTTGAAGAAATGAAAGCCCTCCAAGTTTTATTTCTCCAACATGTCAGTTTCTCAGCAAAAAGATTCCCTTCCTTACCGAATCTCAAAACTTTGTGTTGTGTTCGTTGTGAGCTTAAAATCTTCCCATCATCACTGACAAATCTTGAGATTCTTGCATtgtttgaaactaaaatttttgggATAAGTGAAAAATTAGTGAAATTGCCTACACTGAAGTATTTACGTCTTTCAGGAGTTCAATTTTATGAGGAATCAGAAATCAAAATCCACCCAAGCTTGCTATCAAG GTTGACTTCGTTGCAAGAGTTACATGTGCATAGCCAAAACACTATCAACTTATTGGAGTTGAATTCATTGTCTTGTTTAACTGCGCTATCATTGAGACTTTCTACTGATCAATTTTCTCAAGAAGATTTTGTGTTCCCTAAACTACAAATGTACACTATAGTTGTAAATGAGCATTTTTCCTATGAGTCGGCGCTTAGAACATTGAAAATTTGTAACTTCCCATCCTCATTCAGTgcatttaacaatttattttacaatGTGGAAAAGTTGAAGTTACAGAATGTTAGAGGACAAAAGAACATCGTGCCAAGCATAGGTGAAATGGGAGTAAATGAGTTGACTTCTTTGGAGCTTGAATCTTGCTATGATATGGAATTCTTGACTGTTATAACAAGGGATCAAGGGCCAAGTGTTGCATTCTCCAATTTGGTGGAATTATATATACAAAGCATGGGTTCATTGAAAGGGTTGTGCTACGGTCATTCTCCGACTAGGTTCTTGCAAAACCTTAAGCAAGTGATCATCAAAAAATGTGAGCAGTTACAAGTGATATTTCAAATTGATGAACTTTCTGAAAAGGTGCAATGTCAGATACCACTTCTCTCAAATTTAACAATATTGAATCTAGATTCATTGCCGAACTTGGAGAGCATATGGAAATTAAATCCATCACATCAAGAAATTGTAAGCCTCACGAGACTAAAGGTTGTAACAATTTCAGGTTGCGATAAACTAAAAACAATCTTCACAACTTGCCAAGCTCTAAGTATGTTGCATCTACAAGAGCTCACCATAAGGTACTGCGATAAAGTAGAGCAAGTCATTGGTTTTGTCCAAGAAGAAGAGATTATTGAG AATGATTGTCCTTTTTGTTGCTGGCCGAAATTGGAAATTCTTCGAATAAAATTTTGCCAATGGTTGAAATATGTTTATGTAAACACTTCGACTCTGGGGCGTCAATCCTTGAAATCTGTTTCTATAGAAAGTTGTCCTGAATTTATACAATTCTTCAATATGGAACAAAATAAGTATGGACAACATATTCTGCATCGTGGACTTGGATCACAG GAATCTTTtgtaaatttaactcatttagaGTTAACTTCAATTGCATTGTTGAATTTCAAATATCTCTTTTCGGAATTCACTGCTCGGACTTTGGAGCATTTGAAATTTCTCATGATTCGGGATTGCTCCTTTTTGGAACATTTAATCGAAGAAGTGGAAAAGGTGGATGAAATATATGTTTCAAACATGAAAAATCATTATCCCCTGTTTTGGCCAAAACTGGAAAGTGTCCATATAGAATATTGTGAAAACTTGAAATATTTGTGTTCAAGTACATTGGCTCAAAGGCTTCCCAACCTGAATTGTATCAGTATATTAGATTGTCCTCGACTTATACAAGTCTTCAACATGGAAACAAATAAGGATGATTTTGAATTACAG TGA